The following are from one region of the Thermococcus cleftensis genome:
- a CDS encoding HAD-IIA family hydrolase has product MKGKIGIIFDMDGVLYRGNEPVEGSRELINFLKEKGIPFIFLTNNSTKDPSMYREKLLFMGIDVPEEVIVTSGLATRLYMERHFKPGKIFVIGGEGLQVEMERLGWGIMGIEEARKGAWKEVEYVVVGLDPGLTYEKLKYGTLAIRNGARFIGTNPDTTYPAEEGLYPGAGSIIAALKASTDADPLIIGKPNEPVYEVVREKLGNVDEIWMIGDRLDTDVLFAKRFGMKAAMVLTGVSTLEDVERMGIKPDLVLPSVAELKEYLKTLLEEKE; this is encoded by the coding sequence ATGAAGGGCAAAATCGGCATAATCTTCGACATGGACGGCGTCCTTTACAGGGGAAACGAGCCGGTTGAAGGTTCCCGCGAGCTGATAAACTTTCTAAAGGAGAAAGGGATCCCCTTCATCTTCCTGACCAACAATTCTACCAAGGACCCCTCCATGTACCGCGAGAAGCTCCTTTTCATGGGCATCGACGTTCCGGAAGAAGTCATAGTCACCTCCGGCCTGGCGACGAGGCTCTACATGGAGAGGCACTTCAAGCCAGGAAAAATATTTGTGATCGGCGGCGAAGGACTGCAGGTGGAAATGGAGCGCCTCGGCTGGGGAATCATGGGCATCGAAGAGGCCAGAAAAGGTGCCTGGAAGGAAGTTGAATACGTCGTCGTCGGCCTCGACCCGGGTTTAACCTACGAGAAGCTCAAGTACGGGACGCTGGCGATACGGAACGGGGCGCGCTTTATAGGCACGAACCCGGACACGACCTACCCCGCTGAGGAGGGCCTCTACCCCGGGGCGGGCTCAATAATAGCGGCGCTGAAGGCATCTACAGATGCTGATCCCCTCATAATAGGAAAGCCCAACGAACCCGTTTACGAGGTCGTCAGGGAGAAGCTCGGCAACGTCGATGAAATATGGATGATAGGAGACAGGCTCGACACCGACGTCCTCTTCGCCAAACGCTTTGGAATGAAGGCGGCGATGGTGCTAACCGGGGTCAGCACGCTGGAGGACGTGGAGAGAATGGGAATCAAACCGGACCTGGTCCTGCCCAGCGTTGCTGAACTGAAGGAATACCTCAAAACCCTGCTGGAGGAAAAAGAATGA
- a CDS encoding oligosaccharyl transferase, STT3 subunit: protein MKGSKREAVMDKLTGLMKTKYILPVLVITALILRLIPLRLKYFLGYDTYFHAAYVEYSATMGKWVNFFPYANAPWGMLIDQFHPKGFWITPFYLYKLLSPLGLSIDEAFRVTPAVVGTATVVLIYFAIKSLYGEREAGLSAIFLAISFGHIFRSMANYYRGDNYLLLWYALALLGIGLALSPKIKGEPGDRRLVFYLIPGLVAGLAAGFWSAYYLIFVFLLANAAFLTLEALILQEDWAFADSISLTAAAAAGALMANFLGARVGYGMFGWNRPDGMAVAEKLGLEFGLVKDAFLLAYLKYAVPLLILATVVLLAASRLLKDPRSRISLIVVLLLGVAAVGVHYRGLVEETFLAFLQRFGDGAIAETQRTSLRDVWISYGTLLLAVPFFTLRLRPSRARAADFIVLSFAIPGFIMMALWARFLFIGSLAVAVLAGIGAVELIEFLEEMRAVPKKHAAAALIVLLTVPTGILDLQNTLNARPFVDENWERALVKLGELSNGNDVVLTWWDQGYWVTYFSHRATPSKGVPDELTARYYLGMVSKDELMNLGVDYVIVSYDTVLKFPAVLETAGVPPKDYPMVPIPLVEQVGGAFLFEREGYSISAKPRGDHWEVVVAVGESRFSPKKAFVEDAAGVRGMNVTGAQKADAYVYLNLNYGYAVLMNGRAFNTTLARLMFTERAPNYRLVYSDGGYIKIFRFEHPNVAVVSREGKIILEFTNATGTYLTITGFLDNGRVVFDRRYKVEKADEFYLPDQLNGSVVIRYTYWGNGKVLDRGTFRLDDTWQQ from the coding sequence GTGAAGGGATCTAAAAGGGAGGCAGTGATGGACAAACTCACCGGACTGATGAAAACGAAGTATATCCTTCCTGTTTTAGTCATCACTGCCCTTATCCTCCGTCTGATACCCCTGAGGCTTAAATACTTCCTGGGCTACGATACCTACTTTCATGCAGCGTACGTTGAGTACTCCGCAACAATGGGAAAATGGGTGAACTTCTTCCCCTACGCCAACGCACCCTGGGGAATGCTAATCGACCAGTTTCACCCGAAGGGATTCTGGATAACACCGTTCTACCTGTACAAACTGCTCTCCCCCCTGGGGCTTTCCATCGATGAAGCCTTTCGAGTCACCCCCGCCGTGGTGGGTACCGCGACCGTCGTCCTTATCTACTTCGCCATTAAAAGCCTGTACGGCGAGAGAGAGGCAGGGCTCTCCGCCATATTCCTGGCGATTTCCTTCGGACACATCTTCCGCTCAATGGCGAACTACTACCGCGGCGACAACTACCTCCTGCTCTGGTACGCCCTGGCGCTCCTTGGAATCGGTTTGGCGCTCTCTCCAAAGATCAAAGGCGAGCCCGGAGACAGGAGGCTCGTTTTCTATCTAATCCCCGGGCTCGTGGCTGGGCTCGCGGCCGGATTCTGGAGCGCCTACTACCTGATATTCGTTTTCCTGCTCGCCAACGCCGCATTCCTTACCCTGGAGGCGCTGATTCTTCAGGAGGACTGGGCATTCGCCGATTCCATCTCCCTAACCGCGGCCGCCGCGGCCGGCGCCCTGATGGCAAACTTCCTCGGCGCCCGAGTAGGCTACGGAATGTTCGGTTGGAACCGTCCTGACGGAATGGCGGTGGCTGAAAAGCTCGGCCTGGAGTTCGGATTGGTGAAGGACGCGTTTCTCCTCGCTTATCTGAAATACGCCGTGCCCCTCCTGATACTCGCGACGGTCGTTCTGCTCGCGGCTTCCCGCCTGCTCAAAGACCCGCGGAGTAGAATATCCCTAATAGTGGTTCTTCTGCTGGGAGTGGCGGCCGTTGGGGTTCACTACAGGGGATTAGTTGAGGAAACGTTCCTGGCTTTCCTCCAGCGGTTCGGGGACGGGGCCATCGCGGAGACCCAGAGGACGTCCCTGAGGGACGTCTGGATTTCATACGGAACCCTCCTTTTAGCTGTCCCGTTCTTCACACTCCGCCTGAGGCCCTCAAGGGCCAGGGCAGCGGACTTCATCGTCCTGAGCTTCGCGATTCCGGGGTTTATAATGATGGCCCTCTGGGCCAGATTCCTCTTCATCGGCTCGCTGGCCGTGGCGGTTCTGGCGGGAATCGGAGCGGTAGAGCTGATCGAGTTCCTGGAAGAGATGAGGGCCGTACCCAAGAAACACGCCGCCGCTGCCCTCATAGTGCTCCTGACTGTACCGACGGGCATTTTGGACCTCCAGAACACGTTGAACGCACGGCCCTTCGTGGACGAAAACTGGGAGAGGGCGCTCGTGAAGCTGGGAGAGCTATCCAACGGCAACGACGTCGTCCTGACCTGGTGGGACCAGGGTTACTGGGTGACGTACTTCTCCCACAGGGCCACCCCTTCCAAGGGCGTGCCCGATGAGCTCACGGCCCGGTACTACCTTGGCATGGTGAGCAAGGACGAGCTGATGAACCTCGGCGTTGATTACGTGATTGTCTCCTACGACACCGTCCTCAAGTTCCCGGCGGTGCTGGAAACGGCGGGGGTTCCCCCTAAGGACTACCCGATGGTGCCCATTCCACTCGTGGAGCAGGTTGGAGGAGCGTTCCTCTTCGAAAGGGAGGGATACTCCATATCGGCCAAGCCCAGGGGCGACCACTGGGAGGTAGTGGTAGCGGTAGGGGAGAGCAGGTTCTCCCCCAAGAAAGCATTCGTTGAAGACGCCGCAGGGGTCAGGGGAATGAACGTCACGGGGGCCCAGAAGGCGGACGCCTACGTGTACCTCAACCTGAACTACGGCTACGCGGTGCTGATGAACGGCAGGGCATTCAACACGACCCTCGCCAGGCTGATGTTCACGGAGAGGGCACCAAACTACCGCCTGGTTTACTCGGACGGAGGATACATAAAGATTTTCAGATTCGAACACCCCAACGTGGCCGTCGTTTCCAGGGAAGGAAAGATTATCCTGGAGTTCACGAACGCCACTGGAACGTACCTGACCATCACGGGTTTCCTGGACAACGGGAGGGTGGTTTTTGACAGGCGTTACAAAGTCGAGAAAGCCGACGAGTTCTACCTCCCTGACCAGCTGAACGGGAGTGTTGTGATACGATACACGTACTGGGGAAATGGAAAGGTACTGGATAGGGGCACCTTCCGACTTGACGACACCTGGCAGCAGTGA
- a CDS encoding phosphoribosyltransferase: MDKVYLTWWQVDRAVFALADELRKHFMPDVIVGVARGGLIPAVRLSHILGDLEVKVIDVKFYKDIEERMEKPVITIPLHGSLEGKKVVIVDDVSDTGKTLEIVIEEVKKAGAKEVKVACLSMKPWTKVVPDFYVFRTDKWIVFPWEEFPVVVRE; the protein is encoded by the coding sequence ATGGACAAGGTTTACCTCACCTGGTGGCAGGTGGACAGGGCAGTGTTCGCGCTCGCTGACGAGCTTAGAAAGCACTTCATGCCAGATGTAATAGTCGGGGTGGCGAGGGGAGGGCTAATTCCGGCCGTGAGGCTGAGCCACATCCTCGGCGACCTTGAGGTCAAGGTCATCGACGTCAAGTTCTACAAGGACATTGAGGAGAGAATGGAGAAGCCGGTCATAACGATTCCGCTCCACGGCTCGCTTGAGGGCAAGAAGGTTGTCATCGTTGATGACGTCAGCGACACCGGGAAGACCCTCGAAATCGTCATCGAAGAGGTGAAGAAGGCCGGGGCGAAGGAGGTAAAGGTCGCCTGCCTCAGCATGAAGCCCTGGACGAAGGTCGTGCCTGACTTCTACGTTTTCAGAACCGACAAGTGGATAGTCTTTCCCTGGGAGGAGTTCCCGGTCGTTGTGAGGGAGTGA
- a CDS encoding adenosylcobalamin-dependent ribonucleoside-diphosphate reductase, whose translation MPVEKVMKRDGRIVPFDKDRIKWAIQRAMLEVGVRDEKLLNRVVRRVVRRVNELYDGQVPHIENIQDIVELELMRAGLFDVAKAYILYRKKKAEIREEKKKILNKDRLDEIDKRFSINALRVLASRYLIKNEKGEIIESPRELFERVAILSVIPDLLYDERVFDKNGGHKQDLSRVEHYIGKLEEYDGKLSIGRFKLNKYHFERLLNLYRELAEKGQMKVSIDDVIKMLENGAFDGYEDEVEEYFRLMTSQTFMPNTPALINSGRPLGMLSACFVVPIEDDMESIMKAAHDVAMIQKSGGGTGLNFSKLRPEGDFVGSTAGAASGPVSFMHLIDAVSDVIKQGGVRRGANMGILEVWHPDIEKFIHAKEKNVGTNVLSNFNISVGIWEDFWEALREGRRYPLVNPRTGEKVKEIDPKSLFEELAYMAWAKADPGVVFFDVINKRNVLEPAKGEKIRATNPCGEEPLYEYESCNLASINLAKFVKYDENGEPYFDWDEYAYVIQKVAKYLDNAIDVNKFPLPEIDRNTKLTRRIGVGMMGLADALFKLGIAYNSKEGYDFMRKATEYLTFYAYKYSVDAAKKRGPFPLYEKSRYRDGELPVEGFYHREIWNLPWDELVEEIKKYGVRNGMVTTCPPTGSVSMIADTSSGIEPIFALVYKKSVTVGEFYYVDPVFESELKKRGLWSDEILRKISDNYGSVQGLEEIPEDMQRVFVTSMDIHWLDHILAQANIQLWLTDSASKTINMPNDATVEDVKAAYLLAYKLGCKGITVYRDGSLSVQVYSVEGEKRKRVPAKPSNYAVEKLKAVVEAEPWLAKFINVEAILNGTNGKEKKPELSFSINRPAPMKPVHGHHHAEKPDVPEEKIRELLGVAYCPVCYESDGELVELKMESGCATCPRCGWSKCVIS comes from the coding sequence ATGCCGGTTGAAAAAGTGATGAAAAGGGACGGCAGAATTGTCCCGTTTGATAAGGATCGTATAAAGTGGGCCATACAAAGGGCAATGCTTGAAGTCGGCGTCCGCGACGAGAAGCTCCTCAACAGGGTCGTCAGGCGCGTTGTTAGGCGGGTGAACGAGCTATACGACGGCCAGGTTCCCCATATAGAGAACATTCAGGATATAGTCGAGCTTGAACTTATGAGGGCAGGCCTCTTTGACGTTGCCAAGGCTTACATACTCTACCGCAAGAAAAAGGCAGAGATAAGGGAGGAGAAGAAGAAAATCCTCAACAAGGACAGGCTGGACGAGATTGACAAGCGCTTCTCCATCAACGCCCTCCGCGTTCTGGCTTCCCGCTACCTTATAAAGAACGAGAAGGGGGAGATAATTGAGAGCCCCAGGGAGCTTTTCGAGCGCGTCGCGATTCTCTCAGTCATTCCAGACCTGCTCTACGACGAGAGGGTCTTTGACAAAAACGGAGGACATAAGCAGGATCTAAGCAGAGTGGAACACTACATAGGAAAACTTGAGGAGTACGACGGAAAGCTCTCCATCGGAAGGTTCAAGCTCAACAAATACCACTTCGAGAGGCTCCTGAACCTCTACCGCGAGCTGGCGGAAAAGGGTCAGATGAAGGTCTCAATCGACGATGTAATAAAGATGCTCGAAAACGGCGCCTTCGACGGCTACGAAGACGAAGTGGAGGAGTACTTCAGATTAATGACAAGCCAAACCTTTATGCCGAACACCCCCGCGCTCATCAACTCGGGCAGACCACTCGGCATGCTTTCAGCGTGCTTCGTTGTCCCAATAGAGGACGACATGGAGAGCATCATGAAGGCGGCGCACGATGTGGCCATGATACAGAAAAGCGGGGGCGGGACGGGTTTAAATTTCTCAAAACTCCGTCCTGAGGGCGATTTCGTTGGCTCCACCGCGGGAGCGGCAAGCGGCCCCGTCAGCTTCATGCACCTCATCGACGCCGTCAGCGACGTCATCAAGCAGGGCGGCGTGAGGCGCGGAGCCAACATGGGCATCCTTGAGGTCTGGCACCCGGACATAGAAAAGTTCATCCACGCCAAGGAGAAGAACGTCGGAACCAACGTGCTGAGCAACTTCAACATAAGCGTCGGCATCTGGGAGGACTTCTGGGAGGCGCTCCGCGAAGGAAGACGCTACCCGCTCGTCAACCCGAGGACGGGCGAAAAGGTCAAGGAGATAGACCCCAAGAGCCTGTTTGAGGAGCTCGCCTATATGGCCTGGGCCAAGGCCGATCCGGGCGTTGTGTTCTTCGACGTCATAAACAAGAGAAACGTTCTGGAGCCCGCAAAGGGTGAAAAAATCCGCGCTACTAATCCATGCGGGGAAGAGCCCCTCTACGAGTACGAATCCTGCAATCTGGCCAGCATAAACCTCGCCAAGTTCGTCAAGTATGACGAGAACGGGGAGCCCTACTTCGACTGGGACGAGTACGCCTACGTCATTCAAAAGGTCGCCAAGTACCTCGACAACGCCATCGACGTCAACAAGTTCCCGCTCCCCGAGATAGACAGGAACACCAAACTGACCCGGAGAATAGGCGTCGGAATGATGGGCCTTGCTGATGCACTCTTCAAGCTCGGCATAGCGTACAACAGCAAAGAGGGCTACGACTTCATGAGGAAGGCCACCGAGTACCTCACCTTCTACGCATACAAATACTCCGTCGACGCCGCCAAGAAGCGCGGACCCTTCCCGCTCTACGAGAAGAGCAGATACAGGGACGGTGAGCTGCCGGTCGAGGGCTTCTACCACCGCGAGATATGGAATCTGCCATGGGACGAACTTGTTGAGGAAATCAAGAAGTACGGCGTCAGAAACGGAATGGTGACCACCTGCCCGCCGACCGGAAGCGTCTCGATGATAGCCGACACCTCCAGCGGAATCGAGCCTATCTTTGCCCTCGTCTACAAGAAGAGCGTCACCGTCGGTGAGTTCTACTACGTTGATCCGGTCTTCGAGTCCGAGCTGAAGAAGCGCGGCCTCTGGAGCGACGAGATACTCAGGAAGATAAGCGACAACTACGGCTCGGTGCAGGGTCTCGAGGAGATACCCGAGGATATGCAGCGCGTTTTCGTCACGTCAATGGACATCCACTGGCTCGACCACATATTGGCCCAAGCGAACATACAGCTCTGGCTGACGGATTCGGCAAGCAAGACCATAAACATGCCCAACGACGCAACGGTGGAGGACGTTAAGGCCGCTTATCTCCTCGCCTACAAGCTCGGGTGCAAGGGTATAACAGTTTACCGCGACGGCTCGCTCAGCGTCCAGGTCTACAGCGTCGAGGGCGAAAAGAGGAAGAGGGTTCCGGCGAAGCCGAGCAACTATGCCGTTGAAAAGCTGAAGGCCGTTGTCGAGGCGGAGCCCTGGCTGGCGAAGTTCATCAACGTTGAGGCGATACTCAACGGCACCAACGGGAAGGAGAAGAAGCCCGAGCTGAGCTTCTCCATAAACAGGCCCGCTCCAATGAAGCCAGTCCACGGGCATCACCACGCCGAGAAGCCCGATGTTCCGGAGGAGAAAATCAGGGAGCTCCTCGGCGTTGCATACTGTCCGGTCTGCTACGAGAGCGACGGAGAACTCGTCGAGCTGAAGATGGAGAGCGGCTGTGCCACCTGCCCGCGCTGCGGCTGGAGCAAGTGCGTCATCAGCTGA
- a CDS encoding ferritin family protein yields the protein MRLDELLERLIWQENELYNLHKLGETFATFERPEMTETFRLMAEEELRHRRTLEGMLSKGSLKETAVIDYLDSLSLEPMLSDERAKPESLEELILEALIREKHAYELYTRLAEILDGSLSHIFKMMAGEELKHGYRLKLLYESL from the coding sequence ATGAGGCTCGACGAGCTTCTCGAAAGGCTTATCTGGCAGGAGAACGAGCTGTACAACCTCCACAAGCTCGGGGAAACCTTCGCGACCTTCGAGAGGCCCGAGATGACGGAAACCTTCAGGCTGATGGCAGAGGAAGAGCTGAGACACCGCAGAACGCTCGAAGGAATGCTCTCAAAGGGAAGCCTGAAGGAAACCGCGGTCATAGACTACTTAGATTCGCTGTCCCTCGAGCCGATGCTGAGCGACGAGAGGGCAAAACCTGAAAGCCTTGAGGAGCTGATTCTCGAAGCATTGATAAGGGAGAAGCACGCCTACGAACTCTACACGAGACTGGCAGAGATTCTGGACGGTTCTCTAAGCCACATATTCAAGATGATGGCGGGAGAAGAGCTGAAGCACGGCTACCGACTCAAGCTGCTCTACGAGTCGCTTTGA